The stretch of DNA TTGGCGCCGAAgtagttatttcttctgtcgtagGTGCTAGGGTTGTTGTAGTGGGCACCGATGTAGTTCTTTCTTCTGTTGTAGCTACTACGGTCGTCGTAGTTGGTACCACCgtagttatttcttctgtcATAGGTGCTTCGGTTCTCGCAGTGGGCACTAAAgtagttatttcttctgtcgtagGTACTTCTGTTGTTGTACTTGGTACCAAAGGAGTTGTTTCTCCTATCGTAGCTGCTACGGTCGTTGTAGTTGGAACCACCgtagttatttcttctgtcgtagGTGCTGCGGTTGTTGTAGTTGGAACCACCgtagttatttcttctgtcgtagGTGCTGCGGTTGTTGTAGTTGGCACCGATGTAGTTCTTTCTTCTGTTGTAGCTGCTACGGTCGTTGTAGTTGGTGCCACCGTAGTTgtttcttctaatgttgttTCACGTATTCTTGTTTCAGCCGGCGTCGTAGAAACTGAAGTTGATATTTCTTCTGTCTTGGGTGCTGCGGTTGTTGTAGTTGGCGCCGAAgtagttatttcttctgtcgtagGTGCTAGGGTTGTTGTAGTGGGCACCGATGTAGTTCTTTCTTCTGTTGTAGCTACTACGGTCGTCGTAGTTGGTACCACCgtagttatttcttctgtcATAGGTGCTTCGGTTCTCGCAGTGGGCACTAAAgtagttatttcttctgtcgtagGTACTTCTGTTGTTGTACTTGGTACCAAAGGAGTTGTTTCTCCTATCGTAGCTGCTACGGTCGTTGTAGTTGGAACCACCgtagttatttcttctgtcCTAGGTGCTGCGGTTGTTGTAGTTGGCGCCGAAgtagttatttcttctgtcgtagGTTCTGCGGTTGTTGTAGTTGGCGCCGAAgtagttatttcttctgtcgtagGTGCTACGGTTGTTGTAGTGGGCACTGAAgtagttatttcttctgtcgtagGTGCTACGGTTGTTGTACTTGGTACCAAAGTAGTTGTTTCTTCTATCGTAGCTGCTACGGTCGTTGTAGTTAGAACCACCgtagttatttcttctgtcgtagGTGCTTCGGTTGTTGTAGTGGGCACCGAAgtagttatttcttctgtcgtagGTATTTCGGTCGTTGTTCTTGGTACCAAAGTAGTTGTTTCTTCTGTCGTAGGTGCTTCGGTTGTTGTAGTTGGTACGAAAGTATTTATTTGTTCTGTGgtaattgtaattatttcattttcagtAATTCCAACAAcctttccttcttcttcttcttcttgggtAACATATTCTGGCAGTGTGACAGTACTAGTTTGCTGGTCTTGCCAACTCAAAGTTGTCCCCAGGATTTCCATTTCTTGCATGTACTCAGTGTTATAAGTCAACTGCGATTCAACATTTGGATCGTGGGTTGTGACGAACATGCCAAATGCACCCGCGTATGCGGTCAATTCTGATTCACGATCGCTCATACCACTTTCGGTTCCGTTTATTGTTTCCtcaatatttctttttcttctccatTTTTCTTGATTAGTAGTTTGTTCAGTAATGAACTTTGATAGCAACGACCGAGGAAATCTTACAAATATTGACGAGGTACTGGCTTCACTTTTATTTCGCGTAATCTGCGACATCCCCAACAGTTTCGcgagtaaaaatgtattgttccACTGACTGAACTGCTCGTGACTTCGGTCCACTAAATCGTTTCGACCCGGTCTTCTCTTTTTTCCCCGAAAAAACAAATTCGACAATCTTCTCgctcttttcgatttccgaCGATTATGCCTTAAATTCGATTCGTAATTAATTGTTATCGACTTTAGATTCCTGGCGAGCCGGTGATGCGTCCCGTCGCAGGTGTGAACGGATGGGAAATCGAAGGAGAAATGGGGATGTGCATAATCTGTAAAAGGATAAGGATAACTGACTTCGTGGTCTCTGGACGGAATACTATTCTTCAAAGAGAATCGTGCCTCCTCGGGGATCATTTTCCTAGTGTTATTTTCAAAAACGTTCTTCCCCAATGAGATCTTATTATTTTCTACGGTCATACTAATCCGCCACTCGTCAAAAAGTGCGGACAAATTCGTAGTTTCTGGTAAATCCAAATCGATTCTTTTCCGTTTTAAATAAACATCCTCTTCCAATTTCATCGCTGTTGCCGTAGCATAAAAATTAACATTCTATAATACACAATGTTGCTTAGTAATACTAACAATGAAATCACTGGTTATCGATGCTCGCAGCAATTGCCAATTGGTTATGATCATTAATCGCACATTTTCTTAAACGTTTTTGTTAGATTTGTGAATTAAATCGTCAATGGCAATGCACGAGAATTATTTCTAGTCGTTGGTACTTACAGTAGCGTTTCTTGCCGCAATGTTATTGATATTGTTACAGTACATCGAATTATTGTCAGTGCACTCGGAAATGTTAACAGTTACATCGTTCGTTGTTGTTACCATGTACATCACAATCAACATACAAATCACAATGAGGAATATATTTTGCATAGCGTCATATCACGGACGTTCGTAAGTAATGTCGCACTCTTTTAACACATGTTTATCAAACCTATTTCGAATCATCCTGTCACAGAAACTATCACGCTGAAACATTTCCGTCTGAACTCTGTTCGATATCCGAACCATCGataattaattagaaaataCTTCAACACGAATCGATATTGATACTAAACAACGTCATACTATTGCAAACGTAGTATTAAACTTTGTATTCACGTCGATCGTGGAGATCGAAGATGCAACGTAAAagaatgtaaaataaaagtgATGCATTAATTACTGTGCCCAGTACACTAATCGGTCAATCAACGATCTTATTCCTTGCAATTCAACAAATTTACGGAAAATTAAAAGTGtctttttatttgtttacagaTACGATGCTATGATATTGGAATCCATTTTATCCTGTTCGTATTTGTTGCTAACTTGCGAATCCTGCATCTATACTTTGATAAAGCACTCGTATAATGAATACCATAAACTTCTTCCGCATTTTGTGTGCGCATGTACTGGTATTGCGATGATCGGTGCACGGTCTCTTTTCGCTCTTATgtataaactattttttaaagaatacGGTGAGTAAAAGACAACaaaattctgattttttatataaaaccaCAACGCATGTACCAACTTTTTCTTCCCAGCTTTTGATCCAGTGATCATAGAGCTTGAAGAGGAGATGAAcaaagaaaaatgtaatttgTTGGACGAGATTATCGGCACTCTCAGTGTGACCAGTTTAATATGTTCTTTATATTGTCATCATAAACGCACTGTTCTTGGTGCTTGCATTATAACCGGTTTATCGACTGCTGAAATGATTAAATTCTTCTGGACATTGTCACCACAACCACaagtattaaattttttaatgtattgaATACCTAAGCCCTATTGTAATTAGTGGTGTTGAAATTCGCcgaaaattttctcgaaaaattccaataaaaattcCATTCTTAACCATTGCCATTAATTGTCCAACTCAATTTGTGCATTTTTACGAAAGTTAACATTGTTAACGCTATGTTTATTACCTATATTTATATAATGCAATTATATTACACTATATTATGTACAATAACTATTAGTGCgataccaacaatttttaaattcttgaatTTTGAACTGGATTAAACAGAGTCCcttgtaatattgatctaaagGCTCGAGGAATCAATTTGCGAATATTTAGAAAGCCAATACTGCATATCAGATGACGTAACAAATATTGTGTTCTACGTTGAAGTATGTCAAAGATTTCAAAATGAAAACTATGTCTTGTAAAGAAAATGTTCGGTCGAGTATTTTCTAGAAATAGTTCAATGTCACAGGACACATGGGTTACTAAAGGTCATTCAATATATCGCCAGATTCTAAATATTATGAAATGATTAATTAACACGCAAGGTTGTGCATGCAAATTTTCACGGCAAAAAACGTGTAGCAAGCCTTCTAGATGATTTGTAGCGTGTAGATTTTGATAACGGTGACTGGATGATTTTCAGAATTCTCCGAACGACtcgtacaataaataataaaacaatgcTCTGTTCCGAAAAATTGCATTAAAGGCATTCAGAAAGATATCTACTTATCTACTActtacaataattgtaaaataaaaaatgtcattTGTCACTGATCATTTGACTGGCAGTAGTAAATTTAGCGTTAATAAATATCAGAAAAAATTAAGACGTATTTTTTCTTGTTTGTTTCAGGAAGATGATGCTCAACAATTGTACAGCATTTCTCCTGGAAGGATTGTGTACATGTTCAGAAACACTATCCTTATCGAGGTGATTGTTAGTGGACATTTCGCGTAATTATAACTTTCCTCACTTATGCAATGATCTGTCgtttaatatacatataaaattggtgaaattaattaataattgtttCAGATATTTAGTAGCCAACAATTACGCTTTAGTAGCCACGTATCCTTACCTTGTAGCAAACTGGGCATTAACTCCGGAAGGATTCTATCAAGGATGGACTATACAACGAACAATCAATGATTACATGATGATGGCATATTTAGTATGCATGACCGAAGCACTCCGTCAAACATTTAATCCCTAAAGTTTCCTGCTAAATTCGCAAAACTACTTAACGCGATACCAAATTCTGTTCGCGTCTTcgaaaaattccaaatttaATATTCACGAACTGAATAGTGCATAAGAAGTGTTTCCTCAGTTCAATAGTCTGCAATCaaagtatttttttaatatgcaGTGTACTATATAATAatcaaatttatatttttaccttCTTAGAAAAATTAGCGGTAGAAATTGTAGTATAGTTTTAATATTTGAAGATATGAACAATAAAGAATCTTCTTGTTATGTTTCGTAAGAAAGAATGCAGGAAATGATCATTCTCACAatgccattttgtaaataatcggGATTTCTAATTTATTTCGGTTCAGAATCACGACATACTCTATGAAAAAATAACTCGTGTAAGTTTTATTACTTTTGCTTGAAAAAATAACCTAGGTACTCCGAATACTCACAAATTATTGTGCAAAATCCTAACACAAAAAGTTTAAcagttcttctgaaaaaaatacctaaaaattgatgaaaaacgCCTCCGAAGCCAGAGGATGTGGAATaagattttatacaatttttctattataattAAACATTCCAAACGTGAAAATTCTTCACTAGAAATTACTATAATTTTAATTGCAGAAACTCCATATTAAGGTACGTGTGCATTTGAGAATTTCTCTCGAGAGTACTCTCACATTGTGTGTCCACCGAGCAAAGGAAATTTTCATTCTTCAATAGTTGACCATTGGAACGACATTCTCGGACAGTTACTATCGCACGTAGTTTCCATTAGCAAAAACTGATCTCGAAAGCAACCGGCAATAGTTCCACGATTGCCCAAGAGTCGACAGCAACCTTTTCGCCGCGAATCGATCGAACGTCCGCGCAAAAAGTTGAGTGATTGCGAAATTTCGCAGTGGAGTGCATATTTGCCGCTGCCATTCAACCCGGGACAAACGACCGGGGGACAAAGGGTAAGATCGCATAAATGAATATCGCTTGCGAGTGTTGTTGATCGCTCGAACTTTATTCCATTCACAATCAACGCAATTTTTTTCCATAGCTCGCTTTACACGTACGCGCGCGCGatatgtacaaaaaaaaaacaaaagaggtCTGTCGATTAAACAATCTGACAGCGGTATCACGTTTAGGGGAGCAAAAAGAAGGAATGTAAGCGTCGTCGCTGTGATAACTGTCACGTACACGTGATAGCGTGTCCTCGCAAATACGATACAAGTTAACAAACGGTAAATTATGTTACGATTATCGCCTACGATAGTTATCCTATTGAACCGTGGACACCGATACGACAGTTGTCCTACGAAAATATTACTTATTCACCGGTCAGTTCATTTATTCTTAAATATCTAGTTCACGAGTAAAAAAGAAATCCTACCCAGGACTGTCCATAAGCATCTCGAACTGTACACTTTACGAAATAAAACTACAGTTGCTTCGGGGGgttgtttttatttatatattttttaggatattttgttggtttaaggcagagctgctcaacatcaCGTCACAGCTACGGGAAAagctcagtgtcgccagatgaggggagggagcacgaatcgaggggaaaaagttaccctctctctctctctctctgccagtaccggagcatgcgcgacagagacgaaacgcgtcacgtgaccgggccgcgacgcaagcgtgggggaacagcgcggtagaaggggaaattagagtgggggaacaagtcttgatctggcgacacttgCGAAGCTGCGGATAAGTGActcagcggagtgggggtaggccgtagcacagaACCGTAGCTGTGCGTGCGACGaatacatgcagccttgcccgcaggggcgtggcctcgtgcccgccgttctgtgtgtGCCCAGGgcgagaaaatcgctgcccgtaagGGCAGACGCTGAACGGCTCTGGTTTAAGGGAAAGTGTTTAGAGACAGTCCTGTAACACTCATTCAACCATAAATTATTCTACACAAGGGCAGTCTTTTTCATTCTGTTCTAGCCATTCTTACATCATACACGTTGTTAAACTAATAAATAATTGCTATAGGAGGCGCCGACGTATAGATAAAATCTCTCGATTCTATTATCCTCAGCGTAACCAAGTATAGTATTGCCGTGAACCTCTCTCTCCGTTCGATTTTCTCGCAGCAGGATAACGATGTCTGTAGGTCGCGTTACAACTAGAGCATTCAAAAGATTTTCTGACATTAGGCATCGTATGGTGAAACGGTTTAATCtgtttttaacacgttgactgttaCCGCGATCGTGTGCGAGAGCGAGACTATGCCttgctcatttttttttttaaattaatatttcacaaGAAATATTATCAAGATTTATAGGACCTAAGTGGTGATCATTGCTGGTTTTATCAATTGAGTTACTTTAATTCCAAGAGATTTTTTTAGGATGGTGGTTCGACAGTCAATGTGTTAGTTGTCAAAtactatgaaatttttttcgaattttaaaaCCAAACATTCCTAGATATTATAGAATGCTTTTATAAATCCCCTCATGTTATCGTGGTCTAGCGGATAGTGTTATCTATAGACTGCGTCACTCAATGcactttcatatttttataaaccGGAAGCAAATGTTATCTTTGCTGCGGATAGATACAGTGAAAATGCGGGATTACATTTTTATACAACTTTTAATATCATTACGTTGAATATCGAATAGAATAAGCGCACAAAACAGTaatctaacaatttttaatgattttccAAGTTTCGGtacataaaaatgaaatagaaaagaattattatcgtGGCAGAGACAAGATAATGTTTACTAGTACAACAAATGTTTTATTCATCCATTTTATGGtgatttgtgtgtgtgtgtttttttttaatttttttgggGGGACAGACTTCAAGTTTCGAGCGTTCTGTAATAAAACATCAAGAACAGAGTGGATTTGTTACTCCATTTGTATTGCACCAACGGTTTGTTCGCTGGTTTAAAATTCCGGGCGCTGAATGGCCGGAATAGGAGCAAAATGACGTATAGCGTGGCTTATGCCGCGGTGGAGCGGAGCCATTCACCAAACTGATGTATACAAATCAGTGTACATTCCGCTTCATCGCCTCCAGACCCCATTTTCCCTCGATACGCCAAACCACTTGCCACTTCCGTGTCCATTTTACTACACTTACGCGAGCGCAACGGGGAAGTTCCTCCAATGGGATTTTAAAAGTAGAAATTTTCTAACCGTCCGAGATCTGTGAGCTGTTGCAACAATAAACGATTCCTTCCAGGAATAATCCAACACGCGAAATGCATTAACCCGTTCCGCCCGCTCGATAGATACCGGTATCATTTTCACAAAATACGTTTCCACCAACGGCAAACAATATCTACGGTAACACAAGACCAAGCGGTAAACGTAAATGGTAACGTAAAGAAGTTGCGAACACAATAAGTTATAGTTGAACCGTAGGCTGGTGGAATTAGGATTTCAGTCTGAACGAAACGTTATTTTGAGACGAGATACATACAAATAAAATCCTTTCTTTTCTATAATTAAACtcttaatattcattttctAATGGAAATAATCAACTCAACTCGAAcagtatttattattcaatattttagaCTGTTTTCTGTGTAGGAacagaaattgcaatttttagtgatcTCTTTGAAAATATAGTTGATAATTGATTGTGAGTAGATTAGTCATTGTCACGTATTCGCGACAGAAGtgaacaaataaaattgaaagtgttataaagatgaaaataatatcaatatattattttcaatctattactacaattaaaaaaaaaggaacaaattTCCTATTTGATTTCTATTTCAAATTGATGCAAGAAatattcattttgcataaagttctgCAGTCCATCGATAACTCAATGCTTCCCCCAAATTGTATATGGAAACAAATtgtcaaatttttctttttaatttcgtGCGCTCCGTTTAAATTTCGATGCACGAGAGTTATTCATTTGTGTAAAATCGAAGACAGCTCAGATTTCTCGATGTACTCACGTTCGTGTAACAGTTCCGTATCAGATGTTGGTGTTGGCCTCTCTCCACGTGCTTTGACCTAAATTTTGAAGTCTGAGGCTGTTCCCAGTGTTCTCGTCTGGTTCGTAGGCGGAGTTCGTGTGGCCAGGGTGACCCTCGAAGACATCCTTCACAGAAATCTGGCTGCTTCTTGAAGGGCGACCCTGAATCCCTAAAGGATTACCGGCAACCCCGTAGACGTTATTCGCTCCCAGGGTTTGCATCTGGGACTTTCTTCTCATCGCCATTATGCTGTTCCTGCGGCCCTCGAAAGCCTTGAAAGCCTTCGCAGAACGTCTCGTCGACATGTTCCTCGGCAGACCTAATCAGCGAAACCGTTCATTTGATAACATTAGAAAAAGAAACCAAACGATTGAAATATGAAATTACCGAATTTGCTATTGCTGTTGTATACATTTCTAGGAAATCCTAAGCTGTGAATCATTACTGTTAAGTCGTTTGAagacattttaaaaaagttattttgacTAACTTCTCGTTTGCTTAAACGAATGAATTGGACAAACCCTATGCAGATTCGAAACAGCGACTAATTCCGGTATGCAAAAATGGAGATCGAGATTCTTGCTGACCGTTCTTTTCGAAGAATCGTTGTCGGAAGGCGACATCGAGCGTATTGATTGCCTGGGTTTTTCGCCTGCTCTTTTCAAGGTTTCTTATGGTCTTCCTTCTGCCAGGACCGCTGCCACTGCCTTCCTCGTAATCGCCCTCCATTCCGTCTAATCTCTGCAGGTCCCTAACTATTTCCACCGCGTCTTTCGGCAGCAGCGCCCCGTCCGACAAATCCTTGGTCTAACACGGCCAAGCGGATAATCAGTTAGGGACTGTACATGTAGGCGAACCGAGCTGTCGACAACACACCACGTACCTTCTTGCAGCAGTACCAATCCAGGCTGGTGCTCGCCAAAATATGGGCGAACGTGCCAAATCGATGGAACAACATCGCGGTGAATTGAATAACCAATATCAGCGCGAAGAAGAATACGAATACCAAGCCGATCGGCTCCAGCTGTAGGTATTCCTTCGTGATGTGTACCTGCGGAACAGAGTCCATTGTTAGCGGACAGTGACGGATGGGTCGCGTCGAAGTTAACAAGTAAACAGAGAAGAAGACAGAGAAACACATAAAACTTTTCGCCTCGTGGGTTATTCGTCGCTGCGTGCGTCATTGCCGATTCTTCGTCTCGATAGTCATCGCTCAATAATTATCAATCGGTCGAACCAACGCGTGTCTCGATATATGCGAAAACTACGGGGCCGAAATTCTCGCTTAGGGTACAGACACTattccaaacatttttttcttccgACGATCCTTTCGTGAAACTTTTGTCGACGTGTTcctcacatttttctgattaaaatgacaccaaacacgacaccgttTCGATTATATTcgacttgtttaattcacgatccggtggaacctcgattatccgaacccatCGGTGGAACACAATGGACACAGTTAGCAGTTACACAGTGACAGTTACTTAGTACAGTGCCGGATTAAATGTTTACCGATTTGTACTATAATTTGTACAATTCAGATgtcggttcggatagtcgaggttccactaaatcgtgaattaaacaagcaaatatggTCCAAATTGTAGCGTGTTTGAGCTCATGTTAATCAGAACAATGTGACAAATCTGCTACAAAAAGTTTGGTCATTTCAATATTGTCTCACCGGTACATTTGTATATTCACATGTATCGTACACATTTCtgtcacatatatcgagacattactgtacctATAAGCAAGCGTTTCTTGCTTCACTTAGAACGTATCTATCGAGATAGAAGGCAATGAAACAAACAGTCTATCCTGTTCATACGAAATGCCGTGCGATGCTTCACAATTTCTGCAAATTGTGTAAGTTGTTATTTCTTGAATTGCAAGTTAGAAATTTTATCGGCTTTAAGCACAcagaaatatttgtttgttCTTAATGAGTGAGTAGTTTGAATTGCTCGTTCGTATGAACGGGAGAAAATTGGTAACACAATCGCCTGAAACACGTAGAATTGGGTAAGCCACCGTTTAGTTACATCGACAGTAACTCGTTAGTGGTGCTCCTCTGCTGTCATACCTAGCAGTGCATTATCGGAATTAGACACATAAGTATGTGAAACGGAAACCTGCGTGACGATTCTCCCTCCTTCGTATTCAGGCAGGTGAGCGGAGAACGGGACAGGGTTTCGTGATGTCTTTTGCTTTTGTCTCTTTCGTGACCCGTAAACCGTGCACGTGCTACCGGCGGCGGACGAAAAAAATAAgacgaaaattttcaatatgCACGTTTCGAAGCTGCCGAGCCACGAGAGAGCTGGACAATACAGAAATCGAGAGAATAAGCACCTAagcaaatttttataattcgcAGACTGCGAAT from Halictus rubicundus isolate RS-2024b chromosome 8, iyHalRubi1_principal, whole genome shotgun sequence encodes:
- the LOC143356710 gene encoding uncharacterized protein LOC143356710, giving the protein MILESILSCSYLLLTCESCIYTLIKHSYNEYHKLLPHFVCACTGIAMIGARSLFALMYKLFFKEYAFDPVIIELEEEMNKEKCNLLDEIIGTLSVTSLICSLYCHHKRTVLGACIITGLSTAEMIKFFWTLSPQPQEDDAQQLYSISPGRIVYMFRNTILIEVIVSGHFAYLVANNYALVATYPYLVANWALTPEGFYQGWTIQRTINDYMMMAYLVCMTEALRQTFNP